One Ictalurus furcatus strain D&B chromosome 21, Billie_1.0, whole genome shotgun sequence genomic region harbors:
- the il17rd gene encoding interleukin-17 receptor D, which yields MALRFTLFQRITTLSLVLFLHHNATTTAANAGRKGNAEKCGYKGIQSSSDESGRKLVTYRNDNCSLNWNLWGKHAIHEVNNISFTHLSCDNQAAVVVHWMPSPLGIEHVKGFRVYLEDKNPEGKQCQHMILKDPRQLNFSFKNVKLSSQPFVGLAFEMDYMVRIIPFPTFMNDSFFPPSFLHTNSCEVLLGPDNLVCKPFWKPKMLNVSQLGSNLHVTFDHAPPTFGFNTYYLYYKLRQENHFKLKRCKPELNGPKTACILQDVTPGTYAIELRDDNNNTRRQTQYHVSQVHSPWAGPIRAMAITVPLVIMSAFATLFTVMCRKKQQENIYSHLDEESSESSSHTTALSTDRPWPRPKVFICYSTKDCPKHLAVIQSFAFFLQDFCGCSVALDLWEHLEICKEGQMSWLSRHIDEAHFLVTICSKGFKYFVEKRHRKGKATSKEKNTKEVAIPDPSSNDLFVVAAAMISEKLREAQQDSADLSRFIAVYFDYSRESDVPTSLALAPRFKLMDQLPELLARLHSRQLGVPSISKRNYFRSKAGRSLYVAICNMHQHISHEPDWFEQQLMPPVSAPIPYKREKPDSGLALNEVVLKRPSENEHPIMNILIPPTMPNPGTYLLSGMASSSAQEEIGESSSQSSSGQETNALPRPLCHMDGSASPPEMPRDSGIYDSSVPSSELSIPLMEGLSPDLADSSSLTESVSSSSGLGDEEPPAVISLHCTIPTICKAELHHIVEPSEGLVAPTSP from the exons GGAATTCAATCCAGTTCAGACGAAAGTGGGCGCAAGCTCGTCACCTATCGAAATGACA aCTGCTCTCTGAACTGGAACCTGTGGGGGAAACATGCCATCCATGAAGTGAACAATATCAGCTTCACTCATTTGTCCTGTGATAACCAGGCAGCCGTGGTAGTCCACTGGATGCCAAGTCCCCTCG GTATTGAGCATGTAAAGGGATTTCGTGTTTATCTGGAGGACAAGAATCCTGAGGGGAAACAGTGCCAACACATGATCCTGAAGGACCCTCGACAACTCAATTTCTCCTTCAAGAATgtt AAGCTGAGCTCGCAGCCCTTTGTTGGTTTGGCCTTCGAGATGGACTACATGGTCAGGATAATTCCATTTCCCACTTTCATGAACGACAGcttcttccctccttccttcctgcaCACTAACA GTTGCGAAGTGCTTCTTGGCCCGGACAACCTCGTCTGCAAACCAT TCTGGAAGCCCAAGATGCTCAACGTCTCCCAGCTCGGGTCCAATCTGCACGTCACTTTCGATCACGCTCCTCCCACCTTTGGCTTCAACACCTATTACCTGTATTACAAGCTTCGACAGGAGAACCACTTCAAACTCAAACGCTGCAAACCG GAGCTGAATGGTCCTAAAACAGCATGCATTCTGCAAGATGTTACTCCAGGAACATATGCGATAGAG CTCCGTGATGACAACAATAACACCAGGAGACAGACTCAATATCATGTAAGCCAAG TGCATTCTCCGTGGGCTGGACCCATCCGTGCCATGGCCATCACCGTGCCTCTAGTCATTATGTCTGCCTTTGCCACTCTCTTTACTGTCATGTGCCGCAAAAAACAGCAAG AGAACATCTACTCCCACCTGGATGAAGAAAGCTCCGAGTCGTCCTCTCACACCACCGCCTTGAGCACAGACAGACCGTGGCCTAGGCCCAAAGTCTTCATCTGCTACTCCACTAAAGACTGCCCCAAACATCTCGCTGTCATCCAGAGCTTTGCTTTCTTCCTGCAGGATTTCTGTGGCTGTTCG GTTGCTCTGGATCTTTGGGAGCATCTGGAAATCTGTAAGGAGGGTCAGATGTCCTGGTTGAGCCGACACATCGACGAGGCTCACTTCCTCGTCACGATCTGCTCCAAAGGCTTTAAATACTTTGTCGAGAAAAGGCATCGCAAAGGCAAGGCCACATCCaaggagaaaaacacaaaagaggTGGCGATACCAGACCCGAGCAGCAATGACCTCTTTGTCGTAGCTGCCGCCATGATCAGTGAGAAGCTGCGTGAGGCTCAGCAGGACTCTGCTGACCTCTCACGCTTCATAGCCGTTTACTTCGACTACTCGCGTGAGAGTGACGTGCCCACCTCGCTGGCTCTGGCACCCCGCTTCAAACTGATGGACCAGTTGCCGGAGCTTTTGGCACGGCTGCACTCGCGCCAGCTCGGCGTACCCTCCATCAGCAAGCGCAACTATTTCCGCAGCAAGGCGGGCCGCTCGCTTTATGTAGCCATCTGTAACATGCACCAGCACATCAGCCATGAACCCGACTGGTTCGAGCAACAGCTCATGCCTCCCGTTTCCGCTCCCATCCCTTACAAGCGTGAAAAACCCGACTCGGGGCTCGCACTCAACgaggtggtgctgaagcggcCCTCTGAGAACGAGCACCCCATCATGAACATTCTCATCCCACCCACAATGCCAAATCCAGGCACTTACTTGCTCTCTGGCATGGCCTCGAGTTCAGCGCAAGAGGAAATTGGGGAAAGTTCATCACAGTCATCGTCGGGTCAGGAGACAAACGCATTACCGAGGCCTTTGTGCCACATGGACGGCTCAGCGAGCCCTCCAGAAATGCCCAGAGACTCTGGAATCTACGATTCGTCAGTGCCATCATCAGAACTGTCAATCCCACTGATGGAGGGACTTTCACCAGACCTGGCAGACTCGTCCTCcttgacagaaagtgtgtctTCTTCCTCTGgattag GTGATGAGGAACCGCCTGCTGTTATCTCACTACATTGCACCATACCCACCATCTGCAAGGCAGAGCTTCATCACATTGTGGAGCCAAGTGAAGGACTTGTAGCACCAACCTCCCCATAG